In a genomic window of Alphaproteobacteria bacterium:
- the ruvX gene encoding Holliday junction resolvase RuvX: MKNLKMPIIKKISLAKERKYNNQKIIAIDYGTRKFGLALSDQSLTIATPYANYQRRELKTDLEFISSEVLNNNINAIVIGLPKELNNEQQAIAQQVKSFANILSQNFTQDIFFWDERFSSRAAERLMQHKEFKGQNNDKYSACFILQAFLDFRKN, encoded by the coding sequence GTGAAAAATTTGAAAATGCCAATAATTAAGAAGATTTCTCTAGCAAAAGAACGTAAATATAACAACCAAAAAATAATAGCTATTGATTATGGCACCAGAAAATTTGGCCTAGCTCTATCTGATCAAAGCTTAACTATAGCCACTCCTTATGCCAACTACCAGCGAAGAGAGTTAAAAACAGATTTAGAGTTTATTAGCAGCGAAGTTCTAAATAACAACATTAATGCCATTGTAATAGGACTTCCCAAAGAGTTAAATAACGAGCAGCAAGCCATTGCCCAACAAGTAAAAAGCTTTGCTAACATTTTAAGCCAAAACTTCACTCAGGATATATTTTTTTGGGATGAAAGATTTAGTTCTAGAGCAGCAGAAAGGCTAATGCAGCATAAAGAATTTAAGGGACAAAATAACGACAAATATTCAGCCTGCTTTATTTTGCAAGCCTTCCTAGATTTTAGAAAGAACTAA
- a CDS encoding phenylalanine--tRNA ligase subunit beta, which yields MKFTLSWLKEHLDTNASIEEISKTLTEIGLEVESIENKAEKLEPFKAVEVIDVRKHPDADKLNICKIKTEKEIFELVCGAPNVRAGIKAVLAPLGSVIPANQMKVKKVKIRGIESIGMLCSAKELAIGDEQDGIIELAANTQVGEKISSILGLDDPIIEIAITPNRGDCLGVYGVARDLAAAKIGVLKATEVPQLEFVSQKNYSANSDSSFCRQLDFVELKNVVNKESPEWLRKRLEALGLQPKNAVIDATNYMLYNYGQPLHAYDADKLEGSTIAASLTKKKETFLALNDKEYVLPEGSLTIKDEGKIIALAGIIGAKNTATELSTTNILLEAANFNANKIAEIGRVLQIDTDSRYRFERETDQSAINTILKKTAKLILDICGGGVCSMASHVSEDVKLNKANLRFAEFNNAASYKLSPEKIKEVLISLGFNVSRETLEEVEVLIPAWRNDVRLEVDLIEEVLRIVGFSQIPAEPISLINKVEENNLDIESELSHKKLLASLGLNEVISWSFYSKQDDGLFGFQSDLELVNPISEDLSVMRSSLVPNLVSLAVKEQNKGGDSIAVFEYGRIFHGKDQDSQHNSLSVLRLGSRFSKEVNNDSRDYDVFDVKADILRVLEEMGFNVNRLEYRSTDLPSYFHQNRAAKLYLGKNYLGCFGELHPAIAHKLGIKGRLNIAELFLANFPKLKKKNPVFENYNLQAINRDFCFIVDKKLEAAALKKELLKSDQQLVKEVRIFDLYEGESLPDGKKSIALTAKLQPKDRALTGEELELFNKLVIENFAKKFEAKLP from the coding sequence ATGAAATTTACCCTAAGCTGGCTTAAAGAACATTTAGATACTAATGCTTCAATAGAAGAGATTAGCAAAACATTAACAGAAATAGGTCTAGAAGTAGAATCTATAGAAAATAAAGCGGAGAAGTTAGAGCCTTTTAAAGCGGTAGAGGTTATAGATGTTAGAAAGCATCCAGATGCAGATAAGTTGAATATTTGCAAAATAAAGACAGAAAAAGAGATTTTTGAATTAGTTTGTGGTGCACCAAATGTGAGGGCGGGAATAAAAGCAGTTTTAGCACCTTTAGGTAGTGTTATTCCAGCTAACCAAATGAAAGTAAAAAAAGTTAAAATAAGGGGCATAGAGTCAATAGGAATGCTTTGCTCAGCTAAAGAGCTAGCTATAGGAGATGAGCAAGATGGTATCATAGAGCTAGCAGCGAACACTCAAGTTGGTGAGAAAATATCATCTATTTTAGGTCTGGATGATCCTATAATCGAAATAGCTATAACTCCAAATAGGGGTGACTGTCTTGGTGTTTACGGCGTTGCTAGAGATTTAGCTGCGGCTAAAATAGGCGTGTTAAAAGCAACAGAAGTACCGCAGCTAGAATTTGTTTCGCAAAAAAATTATTCTGCAAATAGTGATAGCTCTTTTTGTAGGCAACTAGATTTTGTTGAGCTGAAAAATGTAGTAAATAAAGAGTCACCAGAATGGTTAAGAAAAAGATTAGAGGCCCTAGGCTTGCAACCTAAAAATGCAGTAATTGATGCTACTAATTACATGTTATATAATTATGGCCAGCCTTTACATGCGTATGATGCAGACAAACTAGAAGGCTCTACTATAGCTGCAAGCTTAACAAAGAAAAAAGAGACTTTTTTAGCGCTTAATGACAAAGAGTATGTTTTACCAGAAGGGTCTTTGACCATCAAGGATGAAGGCAAAATAATAGCTTTAGCTGGTATTATTGGAGCTAAAAACACAGCTACAGAGCTAAGTACTACAAATATATTGCTAGAAGCCGCTAATTTTAATGCAAACAAAATAGCAGAAATTGGTAGGGTTTTGCAAATTGACACAGACTCAAGATATAGGTTTGAGCGTGAAACAGACCAGTCTGCTATTAATACTATACTTAAAAAAACCGCCAAACTAATCTTAGATATTTGTGGAGGGGGGGTTTGTTCTATGGCCTCTCATGTTAGCGAGGATGTTAAGCTAAACAAAGCTAACCTTAGGTTTGCGGAGTTTAACAATGCGGCTTCATATAAGTTAAGCCCAGAGAAAATAAAAGAGGTTTTGATAAGTCTTGGTTTTAATGTTTCACGTGAAACATTAGAAGAGGTTGAGGTTTTAATACCGGCTTGGCGTAATGATGTGAGGCTGGAGGTAGATTTAATAGAGGAGGTTTTAAGGATAGTCGGTTTCTCTCAGATACCAGCAGAGCCGATAAGCCTTATAAATAAAGTGGAAGAAAATAATTTAGATATAGAGTCAGAGTTAAGTCATAAGAAGCTTTTAGCAAGCTTAGGTTTAAATGAAGTCATAAGCTGGTCTTTTTATAGCAAACAAGATGATGGCTTGTTTGGTTTTCAAAGCGATTTAGAGCTGGTAAACCCCATCAGCGAAGATCTGTCTGTAATGAGAAGTTCTTTAGTGCCAAATTTAGTTAGTTTAGCAGTTAAAGAGCAAAATAAAGGAGGGGATAGCATAGCTGTTTTTGAGTATGGCCGAATTTTTCATGGGAAAGATCAAGATAGTCAGCATAATTCACTATCTGTTTTGAGGTTAGGCAGCAGGTTTAGTAAGGAGGTTAATAATGATTCAAGAGATTATGATGTCTTTGATGTAAAGGCGGACATATTACGAGTGCTTGAAGAAATGGGGTTTAATGTAAATAGGTTGGAATATCGAAGCACAGATCTGCCGTCATATTTTCACCAAAACAGAGCCGCAAAGCTATATCTTGGTAAAAATTATTTAGGATGTTTTGGGGAGCTTCATCCGGCTATAGCGCACAAGCTTGGCATAAAGGGCCGGCTTAATATAGCGGAGTTATTTCTTGCTAATTTTCCTAAATTAAAAAAGAAAAATCCAGTTTTTGAAAATTATAATTTGCAAGCTATAAACAGAGATTTCTGTTTTATTGTAGATAAAAAGCTTGAAGCTGCGGCTCTTAAAAAAGAGCTTTTAAAGTCAGATCAACAATTAGTAAAAGAGGTTAGAATTTTTGATCTTTACGAAGGTGAAAGCTTGCCAGATGGTAAAAAGTCAATAGCATTAACAGCTAAATTACAGCCTAAGGATAGAGCTTTGACAGGTGAAGAGTTAGAGCTTTTTAACAAGTTGGTAATAGAGAATTTTGCAAAAAAATTCGAAGCAAAGCTACCTTAA